The genomic stretch ACAGGCCCGCTCCGGCATGGTGTGGTCGCCGCAGGTGAACACATCAACGGCCGCGTAGCCCGACTCGGGCCAGGTATGGATCGAGATGTGGGACTCAGCCAGCAGAGCGAGACCCGTGACCCCCTGCGGTTCAAACCGGTGGGTGATCAGATTGAGGAGGGTGGCGCCTGCACGTTTCGCTGCAATCGTGATGGCGTTCCTGAGAAATGCTTCGTCGTCGAGCTTCTTTGAATCGCAGTTGTAAAGCTCGAGAATGCAGTGTTTCCCCACCATGTCGGTGGTCGTCGTCGTGGGGGGGTGGCTCTGAAGGCTCTGAGGACTTTGAGCTCCACTCCATCCCGGGTTGGGGTGGAGGCAGGGCAGGGTCTGGGTCATCGAATGCGTGCAAACAAGCCCCCATCCTACGCATCCCTTCAGGTTTCCTACGGGTGACCGCCCGAATCCACCACCTCCCCCTGGCAGATCCGCACCACCTGGGAGTCCCCCCCTTGCCAGGCGGAGCTGAACGACGTCAGGTGGGTGGCGCTCACCAGGCACTGGTGGCCCGTGCCCACCACCTCCAGCAGCAACTCCTGCCGCTTCGGGTCGAGCTCTGCCAGAACGTCGTCGAGCAGCAGCAACGGGGGCTCACCCCAGAGCTGCTGCACCAGCTCCAGTTCCGCCAGTTTCAGGGCCAGCACGAGCGTGCGCTGCTGGCCGGCGGAGCCGAAGCGGCGGGCGGGCTCCTCCCCCAGCAGCAGTGCCACCTCGTCGCGCTGGGGGCCCACCTGACAGGCTCCCAGGCGGCTTTCCTCCGGCCGCTGCCGCTGGAGTTGCTCCAGCAGAGCTTCGCGCCAGGGGGCCTCCGCTTCTTCCCCCTCCAGCTGGCTGCCGGCCTGGTAGCGCAACTCCAGTTGCTCGCGGCCGCCACTGAGCCTCTCCTGCCAGGCGGCGGCCAAGGGTTGCAGGCGGGCCAGGGCACGGCGGCGGCGGCGGTGCAGGCGCGTGCCGATCAGGGCCATCTGCTGATCGAAGGCGTCGAGCAGTGAGTGCAGCTGCTGCTCCCCCTGGCCCAGCCCCCGGCGCAGCAACTGGCTGCGCTGGCGCAGCAAGCGGCCGTAGCGGGCCAGCAGTTCCCCATACACCGGTTCCAGCTGCAGCACCACTCGATCGAGCCACTGGCGCCGCAGGGCCGGCTCCCCCCGCACCAGCTCCAGGTCGAGGGCACTGAACCCCACGCAGCGCAGGGGGCCCACCAGATCGAGCTGGCGCTCCAGGGTCCTGCCGTTGCGTCGGGCCTGGCGTCCCCCCTGCTGTCTCAGCTCGAGTTCCAGTCCCAGCTGATCGGGCCCCGGCGCTGCCGCTCCACCCCCTGAGGGGTCGCCGTCGCCGCACCAGCCACGCACCAGCGCCCGGCTCTGGCCATGGCGGATCAGATCCCGGTCGTGACCGCTGCGGTGGGAGCGCAGGCTGCCGAGAAGTTCCACAGCCTCAAGCAGGTTCGACTTGCCTTCCCCGTTGGCGCCGATCACGAGCAGACGCGGCTCAGCGACCTCGAGCGAGAGCTGGGCGTAGTTGCGAAAATCGAGCAGCTCCAGGCGATGCAGCCGAATGGGTCAGGAGCGACGTGCGGGTAAGCTACGACCACCGGGACAGGGATGACCTCCCCGCTCGGGCATGTAGCTCAGTTGGATAGAGCGTCAGATTCCGGTTCTGAATGTCGGGGGTTCGAGTCCCTCCATGCTCGTTTCATTCGGCTCCCCCGGCCGGCTCGCCTCGGTTGCGGCGAGCACCAGCCCCATGGCACGGATTCCGCCTGGGTCCACCATGAAGCCGTGCTGCTGTAGGGCCGAAAGCGCCTCCGGTGGTGCCGCCACCGAGATGCTGCAGCCACTCAGTTCACGGCGCAGGCGGGTGAGGGCACTGTGCACCAGCACCGCCAGCACGGTCGATCGCTGCGGATCCCGTGGCGAGGCCGAGAGATCCCAGAGATTGGCGTTGAGGGCCTGATCGCTGGTGGCTCGCACGAAGCCCACCAGGCGCCCCTGTGGATCACGCACGCAGAACTGCCAGGCGCTGCGCTCCAGCACCAGAGCCAGGCGCTGCTCATCCCGGCGCGACTCTCCGCAGGCCATCAGCAGGACGTTCAACTCCCCGGGCTGGGGGGGCTCGGTCTCCGTTCGGTAGCCCTCGGGCAGGCGTGGGGCGGGCGGTTGGCTGCGGAAGGGAATCAAGCGGGGTTCAACCGGTGTTGCGCATGCCAGCGGCGATGCCGTTGATGGTGAGCAGGGCACCGCGCAGCAGTTCGCTGCGGCTGTAGGTGCGGCCATCCTGGCCATCACCGCTGCCGGCTTCGCTCATCGGCGGCTGCCGGTTCTGGTCGCGCAGGCGTCGCAACAGGGCCACCTGCAGATAGCCCAGAGGCACGATCGTCTGATTGCGGAGATCGACCGAGAGCTGCAGGGCCGGATCACCGTCGAGCAGGCGGGCGTGGCCCGAGATCTTCAGCACAAGATCACGGGTGAGCTCGAACTCGGCCGCGATCACCTGGAAGATCTCCTCGAAGGCTTCACGGTGGCTGGGGCGACCCAGGGCCTGCACATAGTGATGAGCCAGGTCGAGATCCACCTTCGAGAGGGTCATCTCCACCTTGGAGATCAGCATCCGGAAGAAGGGCCAGCGCTGGTAGAGAAGACGCAGCAACTCGAGCTGGCCGGGATCGTCGTCGAGTTCCTCCTGCAGGGCTGCTCCCACGCCGAACCAGCTGGGCAGGAGGAAGCGACTCTGGGTCCAGCCGAACACCCAGGGGATCGCCCGCAGGCTGGAAAGGTCCTTGGCTCCACTCTTGCGGCGGGCGGGGCGGCTGGAGATCTGCAGCTTGCTGATCTCCTCGATCGGTGTGACCTGCTGGAAGAAGGCCACCAGATCGGGATTTTCATGCACCAGCCGCCGGTAGTGCACCCGGGAGCGGGCCGCCAGGCGGCCCATGAGGTCGTTCCAGACGGGTGTGTCATCGACGTTGGTGCTCACCAGGCTGTTCTGCAGCACGGCGGTGGTGACCGTTTCGAGGTTGTAGAGCGCCAGCTCCGGCAGGGAGTACTTCGAGGCCAGCACCTCGCCCTGCTCGGTGATCTTGATGCGGCCGTTGAGGGTGCCACTGGGCTGGGCCAGGATCGCCTGGTAGGCCGGGCCGCCGCCCCGTCCCACCGAGCCGCCCCGGCCGTGGAAGATGCACAACGCCACATCGTGCTCGCTGGCCAGCCGCTGCAGCGCGATCTGGGCCTTGTGGATCTCCCAGTTGCTGGAGAGGAAGCCGGAATCCTTGTTGCTGTCGGAGTAGCCGAGCATCACCTCCTGCAGGGGTTTGTCGGCTTCGGCGCTGCTGGCCAGCAGGGTCCGGTAGAAAGGCTCCGAGAACAGGCGCTGCATCACCGCCGGCGCCCGCTGCAGATCCTCCACCGTTTCGAACAGGGGGACCACCAGCAACTGGGTCTGGACCGCCTTGGGGTCCACCAGACCGGCCTCCTTGGCCAGCAGCAGCACCTCCAGCAGGTCGGAGACCGTGTGCGCCATCGAGATGATGTAGCTGCGGCAGATCCGGGAGCCGAATTCCTGCTGCAGCCGCTGCAGCATGCGGAACACCGCGAAGGTTTCGTCCGTGGCCGGGCTCCAGCGGGCTGCGGGCGGCAGCATGGGCCGGCGGGTCTGCAGTTCCTGGAGCAACCATTCCACGCGCTGCTCCTCCTCCATCTCCCCGTAGGGCGTGGGGAGCTGCAGGTAGCGGGTCAGTTCATCGAGGGCATCGCTGTGGCGGGTGCTCTCCTGGCGGATGTCGAGGCTGGCCAGGCAGAACGCGAAGATGTGCACCTGGCTCAGCAGGGTCTGCAGTGGTTCACAGCTGAGTCCCGTGGTCTGGAGACTGTCGCGCAGGAGTTCGAGATCCTGGCGCAGCTCGTTCACCGAGCCGTAGTGCAGTTCGGGCGGGGCGGCCGCCATCGGTCCGGTGCCCGTGCTCAGCACCGCCGGACCGGCATTCTCGCAGGGGGATTCCCAGCCGGCCTCCGCCAGCTGCTGATTGCGCTGGTGGGTGAGGCGTAACCGTTCGACGATGTAGCTGAGCTTGAGGCGATAAGGCTCGAGTCGGTAGCGGGCGGCCCGCTCCTCGTAGATCTCCGGGAAGCGCAGCCGGTCCATCTCCAGGGACTCGAGCAGCGGGGCACTCACCTGCGACCACTGCATCGAGATGCTGAGCTGGTCGCGCAGTCCCTGCACGGCCGTGATGTAGCGCTCGATCATCAGCTGGCGCTGATAACAGGCGGTCCGCCAGGTGATGTCGGGGGTGACGGAGGGGTTGCCATCCCGGTCGGAGCCCACCCAGGAGCCGAAGGTGCAGAAGGCATCCCGGGGCGGCTCCACATCCGGGTAACTGCTGGCGAGGGCATTGATGATGCGCTGCCGCAACAGGGGCATCGCGTCGAAGAGCACCTGCTGGAAGTAATGGAGGGCGTAGTCGACCTCATCGAGCACCGAGGGCTTGAACTGGTGCAGCTCGTCGGTGCGCCACCACAGCCGGATCTCCTCCTCCAGCTGCAGGCGCAGGCTGCGTTCGTCCTGCAGCTCCGTGGGGCTGTCCTGCTGCAGGCGGTGGATCAGGGCCGCCACCCGACGCTGTTTGTGCCGCACGGTGTGGCGCACGATCTCGGTGGGGTGGGCCGTGAACACGAGCCGGATGTCGAGTTCCCGCAGCAGGTTCTCGATCTGGGCGGGGGGAACGTTCAGTCCCCGCAGGCGGGTGAACAGCTCACGGAAGGTGGCAGGATCGGTCTGACTGGCCAGCGGTGGAGCGAAGGGATCAGGGCTGGCGGGAGTGGAGGATTCCTGAAGGCTGGCCAGGTAGCTGTCTTCCTCGATGTGCTGCTCGAGGATGTTCACCAGCTGGAAGTAGAGCGAGAAGGCGCGGGCCGCAGCGATCGCCTCCGAGAGGTCCATCTCCCGGATCAGCTGCACGATGGCGGCCGTGGTGTCGATCTCTCCGCCTGCGGCTTCCAGGGGGTCGCTCAGCCGCTTGAGTCGCAGCAGGCGCTCGGCCTGATCGGGCGGACACTCGCTGAGCAGGACTGTTTTCCAGAGATCCTCCACCAGTTCGAGCCGCTCTCCGAGCAGCCGGGTGACGCGGGGGGCTGGAGCCGTGGGTACTGCCTGGGGGGCTTGGGCCAGAACGGCGGATGGGGCGGACAGGGGCTGCCGCATGGGAGCCGGCGCAGGCGAGGAAGGCTCCATGATCATCCCAAAGGGTGAGAAGCCGCTGTGTTGCGTGGTGCCGGTTCCACTTCGGCCAGCTGCATGGCTGTGGCTCCATCGGCCAGGATCTCGCGCAGCGGCACTCCGGCGTCATGCCGCTCCAGCCAGCGCATCGCCTCATTGCCCTCGCGCAGGATGGTGTGCATCGGCTCCAGCCAGGAGCTCAGGCCTAGTCTGGAGGCGAGCGGCGCCATGTCGTCCAGCTCCCGCTGAATCCAGACACCGGCTTCGATCTCCTCTCCCGTACGCCAGTCGCTGAGCGTGGCCCTCAGGCTCCTTCGGGCAGCGGCGCGGTCGTTGCTGTCGGCCAGCTCGGCGAGCTGATCCGGCCCCAGCCGGCTGGCTCGCAGTGGATCGTGGGTCTGGGGATCCTCCAGCAGCTGCAGCAGGCGCAGCTCCGCGAAGACCGTCAGGGCCAGAAGCTGACGGGGCTGGCTGATCAGGTCACAGATCCGGATCTCGAGCCGGTTCAGGTCGTGGGGCCGGTTCTCCCCGTTGGGCCGCACGGAGGTCCAGAGATGGCGGACGTTGCGCATGGCCCCGGCCGCCAGCTGGGCATCCATCCAGTGGATGTAGTGCTGATGATCGAGAAACAGCGGCACGGTCGGCGGGGTGAGCGGGAACTGCAGCCAGCGCTGGGAGTGTGCGCCGGTGGCGACCCCATCGAGGAATGGTGAACTGGCACTCAGCGCCAGCAGCAGAGCGCCTTCGCAGCGCAACAGCCTGCAGCCGGCGAACAGGGCACCCATCTCGGTGAGCCCGAGGTTGATGTGCACGCTGGCGGTCACCACCCGGGTCCCATAGGTGGTCTCGATGAAGCCGTGATACGGGTTCGAAGGGTCGGAGCGCTCGAAGCGGCGGCTGTCCCCCAGGCTGAGGGTGCTCCCCGGGAGCAGGGTCAGCTGCCGCTCGCCCAGCCAGCGGCGCAGGCGTCGCCTCGGCTCCAGCAGCAGCTCCAGCTGGTGGGCATAGTCGGCATCCGGTGGAGTGATGTATTCCAGGTTGCGATGGTCCGGTTCGGTGACGAACCCCTCCAGCTGGGCCGCGGCCTGCTCCGCCACTCCAACCACGGTGCCATCGGCCCGGCCGGTGAACAGCTCCACCTCGAAGCCCTTGAGCAACAGTTGATCGCTCATGTGCCGCTCCCCTGCAGGCAGGCCAGGGCCTTGAGCAGTCCACGGGCCTTGTTGAGAGTTTCCTGGTATTCCGCGGCCGGCTGGGAGTCGGCCACCAGGCCCGCGCCCGCCTGCACCTGCACCCGCCAGCCCCCCTCTCCGTCGGGAAGCACCACCATGGTGCGGATCGTGATGGCGGTGTTGAGAGCGCCGGCCAGATCCACCGCCCCGTAGACACCGGAGTAGGGGCCTCGGGCATCCGGCTCATGCTCATGGATCAGCTGCATCGCCCGGATCTTGGGCGCGCCGCTGACCGTGCCGGCGGGGAAGGAGGCCTTGAGCAGATCCCAGACGTCGTGGCTGGAATCGAGCAGGCCCTCCACCTGGCTGACGATGTGCATCACATGGGAATAGCGCTCGACCACCATCAGTTCGGTCACCTCGACGCTGCCTGGACGGCAGACCCGGCCCAGGTCATTGCGGCCCAGATCCACCAGCATCACGTGTTCGGCACGCTCCTTGGGGTCGGCCAGCAGCTCCCGCTCCAGGGCCAGGTCGCTGACTTCATCGGATCCGCGTGGGCGGGTGCCGGCGATCGGACGCAGGGAGGCCCGGATACCGCCGGCCACCGGCTCCGCCTTGACCATCACCTCGGGGCTGGAGCCGATCAGATACCAGCCACCGAAGTTGAAGAAGGCCATGTAGGGCGAGGGGTTGACCATCCGCAGGCTGCGGTACAGCTCGAAGGGATCCCGTTGGATGCGGGTTTCCAGGCGCTGGCTGAGCACCAGCTGGAACA from Synechococcus sp. CBW1107 encodes the following:
- the ppc gene encoding phosphoenolpyruvate carboxylase, coding for MRQPLSAPSAVLAQAPQAVPTAPAPRVTRLLGERLELVEDLWKTVLLSECPPDQAERLLRLKRLSDPLEAAGGEIDTTAAIVQLIREMDLSEAIAAARAFSLYFQLVNILEQHIEEDSYLASLQESSTPASPDPFAPPLASQTDPATFRELFTRLRGLNVPPAQIENLLRELDIRLVFTAHPTEIVRHTVRHKQRRVAALIHRLQQDSPTELQDERSLRLQLEEEIRLWWRTDELHQFKPSVLDEVDYALHYFQQVLFDAMPLLRQRIINALASSYPDVEPPRDAFCTFGSWVGSDRDGNPSVTPDITWRTACYQRQLMIERYITAVQGLRDQLSISMQWSQVSAPLLESLEMDRLRFPEIYEERAARYRLEPYRLKLSYIVERLRLTHQRNQQLAEAGWESPCENAGPAVLSTGTGPMAAAPPELHYGSVNELRQDLELLRDSLQTTGLSCEPLQTLLSQVHIFAFCLASLDIRQESTRHSDALDELTRYLQLPTPYGEMEEEQRVEWLLQELQTRRPMLPPAARWSPATDETFAVFRMLQRLQQEFGSRICRSYIISMAHTVSDLLEVLLLAKEAGLVDPKAVQTQLLVVPLFETVEDLQRAPAVMQRLFSEPFYRTLLASSAEADKPLQEVMLGYSDSNKDSGFLSSNWEIHKAQIALQRLASEHDVALCIFHGRGGSVGRGGGPAYQAILAQPSGTLNGRIKITEQGEVLASKYSLPELALYNLETVTTAVLQNSLVSTNVDDTPVWNDLMGRLAARSRVHYRRLVHENPDLVAFFQQVTPIEEISKLQISSRPARRKSGAKDLSSLRAIPWVFGWTQSRFLLPSWFGVGAALQEELDDDPGQLELLRLLYQRWPFFRMLISKVEMTLSKVDLDLAHHYVQALGRPSHREAFEEIFQVIAAEFELTRDLVLKISGHARLLDGDPALQLSVDLRNQTIVPLGYLQVALLRRLRDQNRQPPMSEAGSGDGQDGRTYSRSELLRGALLTINGIAAGMRNTG
- the gshA gene encoding glutamate--cysteine ligase, with translation MSDQLLLKGFEVELFTGRADGTVVGVAEQAAAQLEGFVTEPDHRNLEYITPPDADYAHQLELLLEPRRRLRRWLGERQLTLLPGSTLSLGDSRRFERSDPSNPYHGFIETTYGTRVVTASVHINLGLTEMGALFAGCRLLRCEGALLLALSASSPFLDGVATGAHSQRWLQFPLTPPTVPLFLDHQHYIHWMDAQLAAGAMRNVRHLWTSVRPNGENRPHDLNRLEIRICDLISQPRQLLALTVFAELRLLQLLEDPQTHDPLRASRLGPDQLAELADSNDRAAARRSLRATLSDWRTGEEIEAGVWIQRELDDMAPLASRLGLSSWLEPMHTILREGNEAMRWLERHDAGVPLREILADGATAMQLAEVEPAPRNTAASHPLG
- the recF gene encoding DNA replication/repair protein RecF; translated protein: MLDFRNYAQLSLEVAEPRLLVIGANGEGKSNLLEAVELLGSLRSHRSGHDRDLIRHGQSRALVRGWCGDGDPSGGGAAAPGPDQLGLELELRQQGGRQARRNGRTLERQLDLVGPLRCVGFSALDLELVRGEPALRRQWLDRVVLQLEPVYGELLARYGRLLRQRSQLLRRGLGQGEQQLHSLLDAFDQQMALIGTRLHRRRRRALARLQPLAAAWQERLSGGREQLELRYQAGSQLEGEEAEAPWREALLEQLQRQRPEESRLGACQVGPQRDEVALLLGEEPARRFGSAGQQRTLVLALKLAELELVQQLWGEPPLLLLDDVLAELDPKRQELLLEVVGTGHQCLVSATHLTSFSSAWQGGDSQVVRICQGEVVDSGGHP
- a CDS encoding anthranilate synthase component I family protein, which codes for MPLPDRDAFLAQAADGSTYVPLWKRWPADLETPLTTWLKVGADSHHGVLLESVEGGERLGRWSFVVADPAWTLTVRGEDGVQCWRDGRQAQLRGNPFELLAGCLASLRPSTIPGLPPLGQLFGFWGYELIRWIEPSVPVHPSDPEGPPDGCWMLADSLLVFDQVKRQITAVAYADLSGDADPLSAYAEACARIQSLEDRMHGPLPAGVTPLRWDAEPSVDLETRSNRTQADFEAAVVAAREHIAAGDVFQLVLSQRLETRIQRDPFELYRSLRMVNPSPYMAFFNFGGWYLIGSSPEVMVKAEPVAGGIRASLRPIAGTRPRGSDEVSDLALERELLADPKERAEHVMLVDLGRNDLGRVCRPGSVEVTELMVVERYSHVMHIVSQVEGLLDSSHDVWDLLKASFPAGTVSGAPKIRAMQLIHEHEPDARGPYSGVYGAVDLAGALNTAITIRTMVVLPDGEGGWRVQVQAGAGLVADSQPAAEYQETLNKARGLLKALACLQGSGT
- the speD gene encoding adenosylmethionine decarboxylase; the encoded protein is MTQTLPCLHPNPGWSGAQSPQSLQSHPPTTTTTDMVGKHCILELYNCDSKKLDDEAFLRNAITIAAKRAGATLLNLITHRFEPQGVTGLALLAESHISIHTWPESGYAAVDVFTCGDHTMPERACQVLADELEAASRNLKSFRRETPDSISEQIREPLDLAA